One Magnetococcales bacterium genomic region harbors:
- the elbB gene encoding isoprenoid biosynthesis glyoxalase ElbB, whose translation MAKKRIGVVLSGCGVYDGAEIHEATLTLYFLDRAGAEVIAMAPNIPQHHVIDHLTGNETGETRNVLTESARIARGNVKDLAEVSADDLDAIILPGGFGAAKNLSSVAFDGPNATVNSDLTALLGSLHQAKKPIGAICISPAVVSKALSDQGITLTIGNDPGTAQAIGAMGNRHQESEADQIVVDEANQVVSTAAYMCAASIGEAGEGIEKLVAKVLDMV comes from the coding sequence ATGGCCAAAAAACGCATCGGTGTGGTTTTGTCCGGCTGTGGGGTCTACGACGGCGCTGAAATTCACGAGGCGACCCTGACCCTCTATTTTTTGGATCGGGCCGGGGCTGAAGTGATCGCCATGGCGCCCAATATCCCCCAACACCATGTCATCGACCATCTCACCGGCAACGAAACCGGTGAAACCCGCAACGTCCTCACCGAATCCGCCCGCATTGCCCGAGGGAATGTAAAAGATTTGGCTGAAGTGAGCGCGGATGATCTGGATGCGATTATTTTGCCGGGTGGCTTTGGTGCGGCGAAAAATCTTTCCAGCGTCGCCTTCGACGGACCCAACGCGACGGTCAACAGCGACTTGACCGCCCTGCTCGGCAGCCTGCACCAAGCCAAAAAACCTATCGGGGCGATCTGCATTTCCCCGGCGGTGGTCTCCAAAGCATTGAGTGATCAGGGGATTACCCTCACCATCGGCAACGATCCCGGCACTGCCCAGGCGATTGGAGCCATGGGGAACCGCCATCAGGAGAGTGAAGCCGATCAGATTGTGGTCGATGAAGCCAACCAAGTGGTCTCCACAGCCGCTTACATGTGTGCGGCCTCCATTGGCGAAGCCGGGGAAGGCATCGAAAAATTGGTCGCCAAGGTCTTGGATATGGTTTAG
- the hflX gene encoding GTPase HflX encodes MGAEFRHLVKGAGLTVAHLQMTNASRISPATYLGKGAVEELAQRIETLEVEVAVFNNALTPVQQRNLERALHVKVVDRTGLILEIFAARARTREGCLQVQLASLLYQQSRLVRTWTHLERQRGGVGLRGGPGERQIEVDRRLIRERVHKLKKELTQVERTRHLHRQARRDVPFYTVALVGYTNAGKSTLFNRLTQAKVEVADKLFATLDPTMRLVNLPAGTRIILSDTVGFIRDLPHQLVAAFRSTLEEVLDADLLLHVVDRSDPDWEGHIRAVEGVLEELDAQAKPMLTVYNKMDHLGEKTGPKADETTAPKSAEDGDPKRDDDGSSDEARKVTPENGLEPDPIPPPLPSSGLALSALTGFGMPQLLEELERAATRDGRTFQLDVPVTEGAFLSALHRDGRILDQQEEGEILHLLVTLPKVAAGRLGKKLKKFQATS; translated from the coding sequence ATGGGGGCTGAGTTTCGCCACCTGGTCAAAGGAGCGGGACTGACAGTCGCCCACCTGCAGATGACCAACGCCTCCCGCATCTCCCCGGCCACCTATCTGGGCAAGGGTGCGGTAGAAGAGTTGGCCCAGCGCATTGAAACCCTTGAGGTTGAGGTGGCGGTCTTCAACAACGCCTTGACCCCCGTTCAGCAACGCAATCTGGAACGCGCCCTTCACGTCAAGGTAGTTGACCGCACCGGCCTGATCCTGGAAATTTTCGCCGCCCGGGCCCGCACCCGGGAGGGTTGCCTCCAAGTACAACTCGCAAGCCTCCTCTATCAACAATCCCGCCTGGTGCGCACCTGGACCCATCTCGAACGGCAACGGGGTGGCGTGGGATTACGGGGTGGACCCGGTGAGCGGCAGATCGAGGTGGATCGGCGTCTGATTCGGGAACGGGTTCACAAGCTCAAAAAAGAACTCACCCAGGTGGAACGCACCCGCCACCTCCATCGCCAGGCCCGCCGGGATGTGCCTTTTTATACCGTGGCTCTGGTGGGCTACACCAACGCCGGTAAATCGACCCTTTTCAATCGCCTGACCCAGGCCAAGGTGGAGGTGGCGGATAAACTCTTCGCCACCCTGGACCCCACCATGCGCCTGGTCAATCTCCCGGCGGGCACCCGGATTATTCTTTCCGATACAGTGGGTTTCATCCGGGATCTGCCCCATCAACTGGTCGCCGCCTTCCGCTCCACCCTGGAAGAGGTCCTGGATGCCGATCTCCTGCTCCACGTGGTGGATCGTTCCGACCCGGACTGGGAAGGACACATCCGGGCGGTGGAAGGGGTGCTTGAAGAGCTGGATGCCCAAGCCAAGCCGATGTTGACGGTCTATAACAAAATGGACCATCTGGGTGAAAAAACCGGGCCAAAGGCAGACGAAACAACAGCACCAAAATCAGCTGAAGATGGGGATCCCAAGAGAGACGACGACGGCAGTTCAGACGAGGCCAGGAAAGTCACACCTGAAAATGGCCTGGAGCCGGATCCCATTCCCCCTCCCCTCCCCTCCTCCGGTCTGGCCCTGTCGGCGCTCACCGGTTTTGGCATGCCACAACTTCTGGAAGAGTTGGAACGGGCCGCCACCCGGGATGGCCGCACCTTTCAACTGGATGTACCGGTCACCGAAGGGGCTTTTCTATCGGCGCTGCATCGGGATGGACGCATTCTCGACCAACAGGAAGAGGGGGAGATCCTCCACCTGTTGGTGACCCTGCCAAAGGTGGCAGCCGGGCGACTCGGCAAGAAACTGAAAAAATTCCAGGCCACCTCTTGA
- the groES gene encoding co-chaperone GroES codes for MKTKLRPLHDRVLVKRLEQDEKTAAGIIIPDTAKEKPVQGEILAVGKGAVGDDGKVRSLDVKVGDRVLFAKYAGNEVKIDGEELMIMRESDIMGILK; via the coding sequence ATGAAAACGAAGTTGCGTCCACTGCATGATCGGGTCCTGGTCAAGCGCCTGGAACAGGATGAAAAGACTGCTGCTGGTATCATCATTCCTGATACCGCCAAGGAAAAACCGGTTCAAGGTGAGATTCTTGCCGTGGGCAAAGGGGCTGTAGGAGATGATGGCAAGGTCCGCAGCCTGGATGTCAAGGTGGGTGACCGGGTGCTGTTTGCCAAATATGCTGGCAACGAAGTCAAAATCGATGGCGAAGAGCTCATGATCATGCGTGAGTCCGACATCATGGGCATCCTGAAATAA
- the groL gene encoding chaperonin GroEL (60 kDa chaperone family; promotes refolding of misfolded polypeptides especially under stressful conditions; forms two stacked rings of heptamers to form a barrel-shaped 14mer; ends can be capped by GroES; misfolded proteins enter the barrel where they are refolded when GroES binds), which produces MSAKEVKFSESARAKMLDGVNTLANAVRVTLGPKGRNVVLDKSWGAPRITKDGVTVAKEIELEDKFENMGAQMLKEVASKTADTAGDGTTSATVLAQAIIREGLKSVAAGMNPMDLKRGIETAVETAVANLAKMSKEVTSSEEIAQVGTISSNNDPEVGKMIAVAMDKVGKEGVITVEEAKGLETTLDVVEGMQFDRGYLSPYFVTNPDKMLVEMEEPYILLVEKKVSNLQQILPVLESVVQSSRPMLIVAEDVEGEALATLVVNKLRGGLKVAAVKAPGFGDRRKAMQEDIAILTGGTVASEDVGVKLESVTIDMLGTAKSVIIGKEETTIVDGRGASNEIQARIKQIRAQIDETTSDYDKEKLQERLAKLAGGVAVIKVGGATEVEVKERKDRVEDALHATRAAVEEGIVPGGGVALLRSQKTLDKIKGIPNDDQKTGVRIVRRALEEPVRIISENAGAEGSVVVSKILESTSPTMGYDASQDEFTNLVARGIIDPTKVVRNALQSAASVAGLMITTEAMVAELPKPDAPPAGPGTPGMDGMM; this is translated from the coding sequence ATGTCGGCAAAAGAAGTCAAATTCAGCGAATCAGCCCGCGCCAAAATGTTGGACGGTGTCAACACCCTGGCCAACGCGGTTCGGGTTACCCTGGGCCCCAAGGGACGTAACGTGGTTCTGGACAAATCCTGGGGCGCTCCCCGGATCACCAAGGACGGCGTCACCGTGGCCAAAGAGATCGAACTTGAGGACAAGTTCGAAAACATGGGCGCTCAGATGCTCAAAGAGGTCGCCTCCAAAACCGCAGACACCGCCGGTGACGGCACCACCAGCGCCACGGTGCTGGCCCAGGCGATCATCCGTGAAGGCTTGAAGTCCGTCGCCGCCGGGATGAACCCCATGGATCTCAAACGGGGCATCGAAACCGCTGTGGAGACCGCCGTGGCCAACTTGGCCAAGATGAGCAAAGAGGTCACCAGCTCTGAAGAGATCGCCCAGGTGGGCACCATCTCCTCCAACAACGACCCCGAAGTGGGCAAGATGATCGCCGTGGCCATGGACAAGGTCGGCAAGGAAGGGGTGATCACCGTCGAGGAAGCCAAGGGGCTCGAAACCACCCTGGACGTGGTGGAAGGGATGCAGTTCGACCGTGGCTATCTCTCCCCCTACTTCGTGACCAACCCCGACAAGATGTTGGTCGAAATGGAAGAGCCCTACATCCTGTTGGTGGAAAAGAAGGTCTCCAATCTTCAGCAAATCCTGCCGGTACTGGAGAGCGTCGTACAATCCTCCCGCCCCATGCTGATTGTGGCCGAGGATGTGGAAGGGGAAGCTCTGGCTACCCTGGTGGTCAACAAGCTGCGTGGTGGCCTCAAGGTTGCCGCCGTCAAGGCCCCCGGTTTTGGTGATCGCCGCAAAGCGATGCAAGAGGATATCGCCATTCTCACCGGTGGTACCGTGGCCAGCGAAGATGTGGGTGTGAAGCTCGAAAGCGTCACCATCGACATGCTGGGCACCGCCAAATCGGTGATCATCGGCAAGGAAGAGACCACCATCGTCGATGGCCGTGGCGCCAGCAACGAAATCCAAGCCCGCATCAAACAGATCCGCGCCCAGATTGATGAGACCACCTCCGACTATGACAAGGAAAAGCTGCAAGAACGCTTGGCCAAGCTCGCAGGCGGTGTGGCGGTGATCAAGGTCGGCGGTGCTACCGAGGTGGAAGTGAAAGAGCGCAAGGATCGCGTGGAAGATGCGCTCCACGCCACCCGGGCCGCTGTGGAAGAAGGGATCGTCCCTGGTGGCGGTGTCGCTCTCCTGCGCAGCCAAAAGACCCTCGACAAAATCAAAGGGATTCCCAACGACGACCAAAAGACCGGTGTTCGCATCGTTCGCCGGGCCCTGGAAGAGCCGGTTCGGATCATCTCCGAAAATGCCGGCGCCGAAGGATCGGTGGTGGTCTCCAAAATTCTGGAATCCACCAGCCCCACGATGGGCTACGACGCTTCCCAGGACGAATTCACCAATCTGGTGGCTCGGGGCATCATCGATCCCACCAAAGTGGTGCGTAACGCCCTGCAATCCGCCGCTTCCGTGGCTGGCCTGATGATCACCACCGAAGCGATGGTGGCTGAACTGCCCAAGCCAGACGCCCCCCCGGCCGGTCCCGGCACCCCCGGCATGGACGGCATGATGTAA
- the miaA gene encoding tRNA (adenosine(37)-N6)-dimethylallyltransferase MiaA has translation MIPFPAGQTAPLLFLMGPTASGKSELALRLGERFAAAGHGAMEILNADSVQLYRGLEIGSAKPSAEELSRLPHHLLDLTDPGEPFSADRYRLAALDVIADCHKRGVLPMLVGGSGLYFRAVEKGLAPVPPVPEEILEGIRAEARLKGWEVLHQRLLQVDPAWGARVTPRDAQRIGRGLSVFQATGTPLSEWCQQQDQGPRFPILKLAITCPRERLYPRIEARFDWMMAHGLLEEVTSLHAQGHDRGLPAMKAVGYRQLFRHLDGEISLEEAISLAKRDSRRYAKRQMTWLRREPGLIFLGDSPLKEALARVVDFLDSQAYDKESGGNLVHPGTTPL, from the coding sequence GTGATCCCCTTTCCAGCAGGGCAGACCGCCCCCCTCCTGTTTTTGATGGGCCCCACCGCCTCCGGCAAGTCGGAGTTGGCCCTTCGCCTGGGGGAACGGTTTGCTGCGGCGGGTCATGGGGCGATGGAAATTCTCAACGCCGACTCGGTGCAGCTCTATCGGGGGCTTGAGATCGGCTCGGCCAAGCCCTCTGCCGAAGAGCTTTCCCGACTGCCCCACCATCTCCTTGATCTCACCGATCCGGGAGAGCCCTTTTCAGCGGATCGCTATCGCCTGGCCGCACTCGATGTGATCGCTGATTGCCATAAACGGGGGGTGCTGCCGATGCTCGTGGGGGGGAGTGGGCTCTATTTCCGGGCGGTGGAAAAGGGGCTGGCGCCGGTGCCCCCCGTGCCGGAAGAGATACTGGAGGGAATTCGGGCCGAGGCCAGACTCAAGGGGTGGGAGGTGCTGCATCAACGGCTGCTCCAGGTGGATCCGGCCTGGGGGGCTCGGGTGACGCCCCGGGATGCCCAACGCATTGGTCGGGGTCTGTCGGTCTTTCAAGCCACCGGCACCCCCCTCTCCGAGTGGTGTCAGCAGCAGGATCAAGGCCCCCGTTTTCCCATTCTCAAACTCGCCATCACCTGCCCCCGGGAGAGACTCTACCCCCGGATCGAGGCCCGTTTTGACTGGATGATGGCCCACGGGCTACTGGAAGAGGTGACCTCCCTCCATGCCCAAGGCCATGATCGGGGGCTGCCCGCCATGAAAGCGGTCGGCTATCGGCAGCTCTTTCGCCACCTGGATGGGGAGATCTCCCTGGAGGAGGCGATCTCCCTGGCCAAAAGAGACAGCCGCCGTTATGCCAAACGGCAAATGACCTGGCTGCGTCGTGAACCGGGATTGATTTTCCTGGGAGATTCCCCCCTGAAGGAAGCACTGGCCCGGGTGGTGGATTTTCTGGATTCACAGGCCTATGACAAAGAGAGTGGTGGGAACCTTGTACACCCCGGCACAACCCCCCTATAA
- a CDS encoding aminopeptidase P family protein, whose amino-acid sequence MTARIIYADSERSADMLYATGLFAPDPFLYVQEESGRSHLVISILELDRARRVAQVDQVVNWEEVRRAFKEKYPDEIPQAGSLAAFFLRDLEISSVQAPDDFPLGFADRLRQNGIEVNAVEGAFWPERAIKRPQEIAAIETALVKTGIGMAAGIDMISQSRIGEDGLLHLDGEILTSERVRATINKALVDEGASGFHTIVSGGDQAADPHEEGFGPLPAHRAIILDVFPRVEKSGYWGDMTRTICRGKVPERVQKAYDAVWAGQKLAFSMIQEGVSGLTVHQAVTDLMTEAGFPTGVGADGRQQGFFHGTGHGLGLEVHEFPRVGRKDEILQAGHVVTVEPGLYYPDMGGVRLEDVVVVEKEGCRNLTDVPKVLEV is encoded by the coding sequence ATGACAGCCCGAATCATCTATGCCGACAGCGAACGCTCCGCCGACATGCTTTATGCCACCGGTCTGTTTGCGCCGGACCCCTTTCTCTATGTTCAGGAAGAGAGTGGCCGCAGCCATCTGGTGATCTCCATTCTGGAACTGGATCGCGCCCGCCGGGTGGCCCAGGTGGATCAGGTGGTCAACTGGGAGGAGGTGCGTCGGGCATTTAAGGAAAAATATCCCGATGAAATCCCCCAGGCTGGGAGCTTGGCGGCCTTTTTTTTGCGGGATCTGGAGATCAGTTCGGTCCAGGCCCCTGATGATTTTCCCCTGGGTTTTGCAGATCGTCTACGCCAAAACGGCATCGAGGTGAATGCCGTCGAAGGGGCTTTTTGGCCGGAGCGTGCCATCAAGCGTCCCCAGGAAATCGCCGCCATCGAAACGGCTCTGGTGAAGACCGGGATCGGCATGGCCGCAGGCATCGACATGATCTCCCAAAGCCGGATCGGTGAGGATGGCCTGCTCCACCTGGATGGGGAAATTCTCACCAGCGAGCGGGTTCGGGCCACTATCAACAAGGCCTTGGTGGATGAAGGGGCCAGCGGCTTTCACACCATCGTTTCCGGGGGGGATCAGGCCGCCGATCCCCACGAAGAGGGTTTCGGCCCCCTCCCCGCCCACCGGGCGATCATTCTCGATGTGTTTCCCCGGGTGGAAAAGAGTGGCTATTGGGGGGATATGACCCGAACGATCTGCCGGGGCAAGGTGCCTGAGCGGGTTCAAAAAGCTTATGACGCGGTGTGGGCGGGTCAAAAACTGGCGTTTTCCATGATTCAGGAAGGGGTTTCCGGGCTCACGGTGCATCAGGCGGTGACCGATCTCATGACCGAAGCCGGTTTTCCCACAGGGGTCGGAGCGGATGGCCGGCAGCAGGGTTTTTTCCACGGCACGGGCCATGGCTTGGGTTTGGAAGTGCACGAGTTTCCCCGGGTGGGGCGCAAGGATGAAATACTCCAGGCGGGCCATGTGGTAACGGTGGAGCCGGGTCTCTACTATCCCGATATGGGGGGGGTGCGGCTGGAGGATGTGGTGGTGGTGGAAAAAGAGGGGTGCCGAAATTTAACGGACGTACCCAAAGTGCTGGAGGTATAG
- the hfq gene encoding RNA chaperone Hfq, translated as MAGHSARTIQDPFLNTLRREKVPVTVFLVNGIKLQGVIVSFDNYCLLLKNSVTQLVFKHAVSTVMPSRNIDIQEYEA; from the coding sequence ATGGCAGGACATTCAGCACGCACCATTCAGGATCCTTTTCTGAACACCCTGCGTCGGGAAAAAGTCCCGGTGACGGTCTTTTTGGTCAACGGTATCAAGCTGCAAGGGGTGATTGTCTCCTTCGACAACTACTGCCTGCTGCTTAAAAACAGCGTCACCCAGCTGGTTTTCAAACATGCCGTCTCCACGGTGATGCCCTCCCGAAACATCGACATCCAGGAATACGAAGCATAA